The proteins below come from a single Chryseobacterium capnotolerans genomic window:
- a CDS encoding DUF2931 family protein has protein sequence MDDKRLAFHVEISSPGAKYRIEPVFDKIKTLEGNRAGLPYGGSSGNWGDSGSSWTEQYGTPIGADITYYSRYEGTEIFYRLNVDFPVDTIKDYMERAYSRVEDKEGETKEYKRLGRGFESGGGKAYDSFSTLVFGFAPKGMVVVWLNFGNTRIELGRYQAQPVTDPVEIAKAKEKYLAMYRISPERYKEEIKLAFIPDASPKEWDDYRQRYHWRPVVTSTNPKFRLFEVLNYTYNGEKEGALRPWVLNMPYKERAIPQEMVFTWETGKEKQEQRNARAFFNWEKTNEAFKQAGNKIDMQVKIAADNSSIEILLNGKPLETDSIRIYQWSGNYKESYK, from the coding sequence ATGGATGATAAAAGATTGGCTTTTCATGTTGAAATAAGTTCTCCTGGAGCAAAATATAGAATAGAGCCTGTATTTGATAAAATAAAAACATTGGAAGGAAACCGTGCAGGATTGCCTTATGGTGGCAGCTCCGGAAACTGGGGCGATTCAGGATCATCATGGACGGAACAGTATGGAACTCCAATTGGAGCAGATATTACCTATTATTCACGATATGAAGGAACAGAAATTTTTTATCGATTAAATGTGGACTTTCCCGTGGATACCATAAAGGATTATATGGAACGGGCCTATTCCAGAGTTGAAGATAAGGAAGGAGAAACTAAGGAATATAAAAGGCTAGGTAGAGGTTTTGAATCTGGAGGAGGAAAAGCTTATGACAGTTTTTCTACATTGGTTTTTGGCTTTGCTCCCAAGGGTATGGTCGTAGTATGGCTGAACTTTGGAAATACCCGTATTGAATTGGGACGTTACCAGGCTCAACCGGTTACAGACCCTGTAGAAATTGCCAAGGCTAAGGAAAAATACCTGGCGATGTATCGTATAAGCCCCGAACGTTACAAAGAAGAAATAAAACTTGCTTTTATTCCTGATGCGAGTCCTAAAGAATGGGATGATTACAGGCAGCGCTACCATTGGCGTCCGGTAGTAACTTCTACCAATCCTAAATTCAGATTGTTTGAAGTACTCAATTATACTTATAACGGAGAAAAAGAAGGAGCATTAAGGCCGTGGGTTTTAAATATGCCTTATAAGGAAAGGGCGATTCCTCAGGAAATGGTATTTACATGGGAAACCGGAAAAGAAAAGCAGGAACAACGAAATGCCCGTGCTTTTTTCAATTGGGAAAAGACCAACGAAGCCTTTAAACAGGCAGGAAATAAGATTGATATGCAGGTGAAAATTGCAGCAGACAATAGTTCCATAGAAATTTTACTGAATGGTAAGCCTTTAGAAACGGACAGTATTCGTATTTACCAGTGGTCGGGAAATTATAAAGAAAGTTATAAATAA
- the ppk1 gene encoding polyphosphate kinase 1, with protein sequence MSLHFNPRDITWLAFNERVLQEAMDEKVPLHLRIRFLGIFSNNLDEFFRVRVAGLKRAMDFKEKVIAESFYQPPSKILQRINEIVMRQQLNFDKTWKKIQTEMADHKVFIKNSKNLTAAQKDFVRNYFDEVVESNVIPILLHENTPMPYLRDKSLYLGVAMRKKDWQYSSNYAIIEIPSRFVGRFLLLPTEDPEEKNVMLLEDVITFNLPHIFSYFGYDEFAANAFKVTKDAELDLDNDIRTNFAEKIEKGLKNRRKGKPTRFVFDKDMDKALLELLIRKLNLTKKDSIIPGGKIHNFKHFMDFPDVFEKYERPIERTSFTHQAFEHGERVTDVIMKEDVLLTFPYHKYNPVIDLLREAAMDPDVKSIQITAYRLASNSKISNALIYAARNGKEVTVMLELQARFDEESNLEWKNMLEPEGITVLIGLPNKKVHAKLCVIKKRAHNKTIQYGFVSTGNFNEKTARIYGDHLLLTSDRGIMADINKVFNVLKKPKDDYLPVLKTCKNLLVCPQFMREKIVHHIEKEIEEAKAGRKAEIIVKVNSLSDRSLIEKLYDAATVGVTIRLIVRGIYCAVNQKEFKEKIKAISIVDEYLEHARVMYFYNKGAEDIYISSADWMTRNLDYRIEAAAKITDKNLKKELKDILDIQLRDNVKARILDKKLSNEYIRNDKKECRSQIETYNYLKAKTSKK encoded by the coding sequence ATGTCATTACACTTTAATCCACGAGATATTACATGGTTGGCCTTTAATGAAAGGGTTTTACAGGAAGCCATGGATGAAAAAGTTCCTTTACATTTAAGAATACGTTTCCTTGGGATTTTCTCCAACAATCTGGATGAATTCTTCCGGGTACGTGTTGCCGGATTAAAGCGTGCCATGGATTTTAAGGAAAAGGTAATTGCCGAATCCTTTTATCAGCCCCCTTCCAAAATTCTTCAGCGAATCAATGAAATAGTGATGAGGCAGCAGTTGAATTTCGATAAAACCTGGAAAAAAATCCAGACAGAAATGGCAGACCATAAAGTTTTCATCAAAAATTCCAAAAACCTGACAGCAGCCCAAAAGGATTTTGTGAGAAACTACTTTGACGAGGTGGTAGAATCTAATGTCATCCCTATTCTTCTTCATGAAAATACCCCAATGCCTTATCTAAGAGATAAAAGTCTCTATCTTGGAGTGGCCATGAGGAAAAAAGACTGGCAATATTCCAGCAACTATGCCATTATTGAAATTCCATCCCGATTTGTAGGCCGGTTTTTATTGCTTCCCACTGAAGATCCTGAAGAAAAAAATGTAATGCTTCTTGAAGATGTCATTACCTTCAACCTACCGCACATTTTCTCTTATTTCGGATATGATGAATTTGCAGCGAATGCTTTTAAAGTAACCAAAGATGCAGAACTGGATCTGGATAATGACATCCGTACCAACTTTGCAGAAAAAATAGAAAAAGGGCTTAAAAACAGAAGAAAAGGAAAGCCTACCCGTTTCGTTTTCGATAAAGATATGGATAAGGCTTTGCTTGAACTCCTTATCAGAAAACTGAACCTGACGAAGAAAGACAGTATTATTCCCGGAGGAAAAATCCATAATTTCAAACATTTCATGGATTTTCCTGATGTTTTTGAAAAATATGAAAGACCTATAGAGCGAACATCATTTACTCATCAGGCTTTTGAACATGGAGAAAGAGTAACAGACGTTATCATGAAAGAAGATGTACTGCTTACTTTCCCATACCATAAATATAATCCGGTGATTGATCTTCTGCGTGAGGCAGCCATGGATCCGGATGTAAAATCCATACAGATTACAGCTTACAGGCTGGCAAGTAACTCAAAAATCAGTAATGCATTGATTTATGCAGCCAGAAATGGTAAAGAAGTAACAGTAATGCTTGAACTGCAGGCCAGATTTGATGAGGAATCCAATCTAGAGTGGAAAAATATGCTCGAACCGGAAGGAATCACTGTTCTGATAGGTCTTCCAAACAAAAAGGTGCATGCCAAGCTTTGCGTTATCAAAAAGAGAGCCCATAATAAAACTATTCAATATGGATTTGTAAGTACTGGGAATTTCAACGAGAAAACAGCAAGAATTTATGGTGATCATTTGCTTCTTACTTCTGACCGAGGCATTATGGCAGACATCAATAAAGTCTTCAATGTGCTTAAAAAGCCAAAAGATGATTACCTTCCCGTTTTGAAAACTTGTAAAAATTTACTAGTTTGCCCCCAATTTATGCGTGAAAAGATTGTTCACCATATTGAAAAGGAAATTGAGGAGGCAAAAGCAGGAAGAAAAGCAGAAATCATCGTTAAAGTAAATTCACTGAGTGACAGATCTTTAATTGAAAAATTATATGATGCAGCTACCGTAGGGGTAACCATCAGACTCATCGTAAGAGGAATCTATTGTGCCGTTAACCAAAAGGAATTTAAAGAGAAAATTAAAGCCATCAGTATTGTAGACGAATATCTGGAACATGCCAGAGTCATGTATTTTTACAATAAAGGAGCAGAAGATATATATATTTCCTCCGCCGACTGGATGACCAGAAACCTTGATTACAGAATTGAAGCTGCCGCCAAAATAACAGATAAGAACCTTAAAAAAGAATTAAAAGACATTCTTGATATTCAGCTTAGAGATAATGTAAAAGCAAGAATTTTAGATAAAAAATTAAGCAACGAATACATTAGAAATGATAAAAAAGAATGTCGATCGCAAATAGAAACCTATAATTATTTAAAAGCTAAAACAAGCAAAAAATGA
- a CDS encoding type VI secretion system Vgr family protein → MKNKINNNEIPSNEEYSKFKKATFIHESNAQAILENQIAGINRVVKLEVHANGKPIIHFKHFKLIQSAVKHHEFEIILAHDSLENRQTQNLEDAHKLLGKRLTATFSYKDVEDSPNRSFVGVITQVGFSREKTSLGDIVLKGQSPTVLLDGAPHTQSFGGNQPVNMGIIANEVIKQGLDSSDFDFNIDTNDNSQILYSSQYEETHYNYLARMAEAYGEQFFYDGYVLHFGKLPKSGSQHIQLIEGSNVNDVRIELRVVPIKPQFYGYNSNENEKLTSGDTSIKHLGDLAQTAYKNNNRIYKTPSLRVAPIRAVTHLDVEYSQKSASGSKAVEVMNVSGSTSIPFLHPGCVADIKIREQDSNKTNHLTTLMITETIHEVNARGYYTGSFEAISEGTGYMPQPEFYTPRPEPQIATVVSNTDPAGQGRVCVRFDWQLNETTDFIRMMSPDAGGTNQITQNRGYVAIPEVGDQVMVNFQHGHPDRPFVMGGMFHGGTGLGGGVNNHMRSIQTKSGIKILMNDDEKSVNIIDPSGNNYLMDGQGNIIITAPNDITFNAGGNLAINVGQNMNTTVQMSSNESIGINKSSNVGMMNMLTVGKDFVTNVIGKLTHYVKGDMETYGEKEHKTISLKGMEVSSGNKIEHHAEKEITNNSNEKSKNH, encoded by the coding sequence ATGAAAAATAAAATCAACAACAATGAAATTCCCTCGAATGAGGAGTATTCAAAATTTAAAAAAGCAACTTTTATCCACGAGAGTAATGCTCAAGCGATTTTGGAAAATCAGATAGCTGGAATTAATCGGGTGGTGAAACTTGAAGTTCATGCCAATGGTAAACCTATAATTCACTTTAAGCATTTCAAATTAATACAAAGTGCGGTAAAGCATCATGAGTTTGAAATTATCCTTGCTCATGACAGTCTTGAAAACAGACAGACTCAGAATTTAGAAGATGCTCACAAGCTATTGGGAAAAAGATTAACAGCTACTTTCTCTTATAAAGATGTAGAAGATAGCCCCAACAGGTCTTTTGTGGGAGTGATTACTCAGGTAGGTTTCAGCCGGGAAAAGACAAGTCTCGGAGATATTGTTCTTAAAGGGCAAAGTCCTACGGTTTTGCTTGATGGTGCTCCTCATACCCAGAGTTTTGGAGGAAATCAGCCTGTAAATATGGGGATTATTGCCAATGAAGTTATTAAACAAGGATTAGACAGCTCGGACTTTGATTTTAATATTGATACTAATGACAACTCCCAGATTCTGTACAGCAGCCAATATGAAGAAACGCATTACAATTATCTGGCAAGAATGGCTGAAGCATATGGAGAACAGTTCTTTTACGATGGCTATGTTCTGCACTTTGGAAAGCTTCCGAAATCTGGCAGTCAACACATTCAGCTTATTGAAGGCAGTAATGTAAATGATGTAAGAATAGAACTGAGGGTAGTCCCTATCAAACCACAATTTTATGGCTATAACAGCAATGAAAATGAAAAGTTAACCTCTGGAGACACCTCTATAAAACATCTTGGAGATTTAGCCCAGACAGCGTATAAAAATAATAACAGAATTTATAAAACTCCTTCTTTAAGAGTTGCTCCCATAAGAGCAGTTACTCATCTTGATGTAGAATATTCCCAGAAAAGTGCTTCAGGAAGCAAGGCTGTAGAAGTAATGAATGTTTCAGGCTCCACTTCTATTCCTTTTCTTCATCCGGGATGTGTGGCAGATATAAAAATACGAGAGCAGGACTCCAACAAAACAAATCACCTCACAACACTTATGATTACAGAAACCATTCATGAGGTAAATGCCAGAGGATATTATACCGGAAGTTTTGAAGCCATTTCTGAAGGAACAGGATATATGCCCCAGCCAGAATTTTATACTCCAAGGCCAGAACCTCAGATTGCAACAGTGGTTTCCAATACCGATCCTGCAGGACAGGGAAGAGTCTGTGTGAGATTCGACTGGCAGCTGAATGAGACCACTGATTTTATCCGTATGATGAGCCCGGATGCTGGGGGAACCAATCAGATTACCCAAAACCGCGGATATGTAGCAATCCCAGAAGTAGGAGATCAGGTAATGGTGAACTTCCAGCATGGTCATCCTGACAGACCTTTTGTCATGGGAGGGATGTTTCATGGCGGAACTGGACTTGGAGGTGGGGTGAATAACCATATGAGATCCATACAGACCAAATCGGGAATAAAAATCCTGATGAACGATGATGAAAAGAGTGTGAATATCATAGATCCAAGCGGTAATAATTACCTGATGGACGGACAGGGGAATATTATCATTACAGCACCCAATGATATAACGTTTAATGCAGGTGGAAATTTGGCAATTAATGTCGGACAAAATATGAATACTACCGTTCAAATGAGCTCAAATGAATCTATAGGAATTAATAAATCTTCCAATGTAGGAATGATGAATATGCTCACTGTAGGAAAAGACTTTGTCACGAATGTCATCGGAAAACTTACCCATTATGTAAAAGGAGATATGGAAACCTATGGTGAAAAAGAACATAAAACCATTTCCTTAAAAGGAATGGAGGTAAGCAGTGGAAATAAAATAGAACATCATGCTGAAAAAGAAATAACCAACAACAGTAATGAAAAATCTAAAAATCACTAA
- a CDS encoding phospholipase effector Tle1 domain-containing protein: MSIEYIVEGKIKTQVKGDYLVFSKENITHNAAVSLEQSGKESGVSYNKAKTIHPNDTPVNVLEVSLNLFFDGTQNNKTNTDLGKDYEESNHDDDSYTNDYSNVARGFDAVDPTAENQIRVYIEGIGTKDGESEMHFFGNVPNTGILFGTDGRGVRAKVTKGCVEAGKKLAKYSGKDIHLKVNVFGFSRGATAARHFLHIATNRARILKGSSKDGMAIPPHEAEGKRIEVKLDDSLVLNHGYFGACLRYWDVEPKKITFNFAGLYDTVASYGLDHRPKSIAGVPIIHGDTKQLGLDAVKKAYFTLQIAADNEYRDNFDLTDIDSTGVKGLQFILPGVHSDIGGCYVNQNEEKVDLYTERENEGRKCEQFRKILIEEGWYTPEEIVVKKIISVHKYGVNTKYILVGTRRPFNTYDRVSLNTMFYYSGQDQFGVKYDANLKERHKLTDPFLIEIYGQLRNYMNACNTLRNTYVEEFNKSNSSGDYLSKIKTLHYEDFVDLDQLKTLRNKYLHWSASATKIGYGPRVGKVVSGKERIRNIQYG; the protein is encoded by the coding sequence ATGAGTATAGAATATATAGTAGAAGGGAAGATAAAAACTCAGGTAAAAGGAGATTATCTGGTATTTTCTAAGGAAAATATCACCCACAACGCTGCAGTATCTCTGGAACAATCCGGGAAAGAATCCGGAGTTAGTTATAATAAAGCAAAGACGATACATCCTAATGATACGCCCGTTAATGTATTGGAAGTAAGCCTCAATCTTTTTTTTGACGGTACTCAAAACAATAAAACTAATACTGATCTTGGGAAAGATTATGAGGAATCTAATCACGATGATGACAGCTATACCAATGATTATTCTAATGTAGCCAGAGGTTTTGATGCTGTAGATCCCACCGCTGAAAATCAAATTCGTGTTTATATAGAAGGTATTGGAACCAAAGATGGGGAGAGTGAAATGCATTTTTTTGGGAATGTTCCTAATACTGGTATCCTATTTGGGACAGATGGACGTGGAGTGAGGGCAAAAGTGACCAAAGGCTGTGTGGAAGCAGGAAAAAAGCTGGCAAAATATAGTGGAAAAGACATTCATCTGAAAGTAAATGTATTTGGTTTTAGCCGTGGTGCGACTGCTGCAAGGCATTTTCTGCATATTGCGACTAACCGTGCCAGAATACTTAAAGGATCTAGTAAAGATGGAATGGCCATTCCGCCTCATGAAGCAGAAGGTAAAAGAATAGAAGTAAAATTAGATGATAGTCTAGTACTTAATCATGGGTATTTTGGTGCTTGTTTAAGATATTGGGATGTGGAACCTAAAAAAATAACATTCAACTTTGCCGGGTTATATGATACAGTGGCCTCTTATGGATTGGATCATCGTCCAAAGTCGATAGCAGGAGTTCCTATTATTCATGGGGATACCAAACAGCTTGGGTTGGATGCTGTTAAAAAAGCCTATTTTACTTTACAGATTGCAGCAGATAACGAGTATCGTGATAATTTCGATTTAACAGACATTGACAGTACAGGAGTAAAAGGATTACAATTTATCTTACCTGGTGTACATTCTGATATCGGAGGCTGTTACGTCAACCAGAATGAAGAAAAAGTAGATCTGTATACCGAAAGAGAAAATGAAGGAAGAAAATGTGAGCAATTCAGGAAAATACTGATAGAGGAAGGCTGGTATACTCCGGAAGAAATTGTAGTAAAGAAAATAATCTCAGTCCACAAATATGGGGTCAATACCAAATACATATTGGTAGGAACAAGAAGACCTTTTAATACGTATGATAGGGTTTCGCTTAATACCATGTTTTATTACTCAGGTCAGGATCAGTTTGGAGTAAAATATGATGCTAATTTGAAGGAAAGACATAAATTAACAGATCCTTTTCTTATCGAGATATATGGTCAATTGAGAAATTATATGAATGCCTGTAACACATTACGAAATACTTATGTAGAAGAGTTTAACAAAAGTAATTCATCGGGAGATTATCTTTCAAAAATAAAAACGCTGCATTATGAAGATTTTGTAGATTTGGATCAACTTAAAACATTGAGAAATAAATACCTCCACTGGTCTGCCAGTGCCACTAAAATAGGATATGGCCCAAGAGTAGGAAAGGTTGTCAGTGGAAAAGAACGAATCAGAAATATACAATATGGATAA
- a CDS encoding exopolyphosphatase, whose protein sequence is MKIAAIDIGSNAARLLINEVKINNKKPEFIKLNLLRIPLRLGMDVFTIGKIGPEREEMVIDSMKIFSDLMKIYNVDHYRACATSAMRDAANGNEIIRQVKETSGINIEIISGDEEATLIYENHVAEGLDKEFAYLYIDVGGGSTELTFYENGKMVYERSFNIGTIRLLNNLVTLDNWNEMKGEIKKNIVSKKPIVAIGSGGNINKVFSMSKTKDGKPMSLSHLKKVHKEFNELSVEERMTKYSLREDRADVLVHALSIFNNVMAWSDINKIFVPKISVADGLIQNIYSQLQHKK, encoded by the coding sequence ATGAAGATCGCAGCAATAGACATAGGAAGTAATGCCGCCAGACTTCTCATCAATGAAGTAAAGATAAACAACAAAAAACCAGAATTCATCAAACTCAACCTTCTGAGAATCCCTCTGAGATTGGGGATGGATGTATTTACCATAGGAAAAATAGGTCCCGAAAGAGAAGAAATGGTCATCGATTCCATGAAGATTTTCAGTGATCTGATGAAAATTTATAACGTAGACCATTACAGAGCCTGTGCAACCAGTGCCATGCGTGATGCTGCCAATGGAAATGAAATTATAAGACAGGTAAAAGAAACCTCAGGAATTAATATTGAGATTATTTCCGGAGATGAAGAAGCCACTTTAATCTATGAAAACCATGTCGCTGAAGGCCTTGACAAAGAGTTTGCCTATTTATATATTGATGTAGGCGGTGGCTCCACAGAACTTACCTTCTATGAAAATGGCAAAATGGTGTATGAAAGATCTTTCAATATAGGGACTATCCGGCTTCTCAACAATCTTGTTACGCTAGATAACTGGAATGAAATGAAAGGAGAGATCAAAAAAAATATTGTCAGCAAAAAACCAATTGTGGCCATCGGATCAGGAGGAAATATCAATAAAGTATTTTCTATGAGCAAAACCAAAGATGGGAAACCCATGTCTTTATCTCACCTGAAAAAGGTCCACAAAGAGTTTAATGAGCTTTCAGTAGAGGAAAGAATGACAAAATACAGCCTTAGGGAAGACAGAGCTGATGTATTGGTTCATGCCTTAAGTATTTTCAACAACGTCATGGCCTGGTCAGATATCAATAAAATTTTTGTTCCGAAAATTTCCGTAGCAGACGGTTTGATTCAGAATATTTACAGCCAGTTACAACATAAGAAATAG
- a CDS encoding NAD-dependent epimerase/dehydratase family protein: protein MNPIKIILTGATGMVGEGVLMECLENPNVSEILSISRKPSGKTHPKLKEYLVPDFLTIDLHDENLKGYDACFFCAGISSVGMNEEDYTKITYDTTIHFAEAVLHQNPEIIFSYVSGASTDSTESGKLMWARVKGRTENTLKKMNFKGVYNFRPGFMKPVDGQINVKWFFKPFIWFFPIFLPSKSLTLHEVGKAMINTVKKGYPSSTLEIRDIKNLAI from the coding sequence ATGAACCCAATCAAAATAATTCTTACCGGAGCTACAGGTATGGTAGGTGAAGGTGTTTTAATGGAATGTCTTGAAAACCCAAACGTTTCTGAAATCCTGAGTATCAGCAGAAAACCATCAGGAAAAACACATCCAAAGCTGAAAGAATATCTCGTCCCTGACTTTTTAACCATTGATCTCCATGATGAAAATCTCAAAGGTTATGATGCCTGCTTCTTTTGTGCAGGAATCAGCAGTGTGGGAATGAATGAGGAAGATTACACCAAAATAACTTATGATACCACCATCCATTTTGCAGAAGCTGTTTTACATCAAAATCCGGAAATAATTTTCAGTTATGTATCTGGAGCGAGTACAGATAGTACGGAAAGCGGAAAACTGATGTGGGCGAGAGTAAAAGGCAGAACAGAAAATACTTTAAAGAAGATGAATTTTAAAGGCGTTTACAATTTCAGACCCGGATTTATGAAACCTGTTGACGGCCAGATCAATGTGAAATGGTTCTTCAAACCTTTTATTTGGTTTTTTCCTATTTTTTTACCTTCAAAATCATTAACTTTACATGAAGTTGGAAAAGCTATGATCAATACCGTAAAAAAAGGCTACCCTTCTTCAACTTTAGAAATTCGAGACATTAAAAATTTAGCGATATGA